The following nucleotide sequence is from Halobacillus mangrovi.
ATGGAGTACAGAAGAATCGACATTTGGCTGCGGCATAAACACGGTCTTAGGCACATTTATAGATACATTTGCCTCTGTGTAGTATTGAACAGCGATGGATAATGAGCCATAACTCTTCGTATTTGGTTCAGCAGCCATTCGATCTGCCACTTCTTTTTGAATCATAACTGTAATGCTGTCAATCGGCAGGCGATCCATCAACAGCTTCATTAGAATAGGAGTTGTGATGTAATAAGGAAGGTTTGCAACTACACGGATTGGCTGCCCCGGTTGGAAGTGCTCTTTGATTACTTCTTTCACATCAGCCTTCAGGATATCCTGGTTAATGACTTCCACATTGTCGTAATCGGATAAGGTTTCATTTAAGATAGGCAGCAATCGCTGATCGATTTCAAATGCTACAACTTTATCAGCATTCTGGGCCAGCTGTTCAGTAAGAGCTCCGATCCCTGGACCAATTTCAATAGCCCCTGCAGAAGCGTTTATCCCTGCGTTGTCAATGATATTCCTTAGAATATTTACATCAATCAAGAAATTCTGTCCCAGGCTTTTTTTAAAGGAAAACCCGTGTGTCTCCAAAATTTCTCTCGTACGTGTTGGTGTTGCTACTGCTTTACTCTTCATTTCTTTCCTCCTGAATAATATCCCTCATGGCTTCATTCAACTGTTCCTTCGTAATTTGAAACATATTTAAGCGACGAAGCAGCTGTTTACCATTTGTTTTACCTATATGAAGTTTGATTCCAAGCTTCTGTCTTCGCTGGCGGGATAACCTCCCCCCAAGCAGGCCGTACGATATTAAATCATTTTTTGTAATGTGTTCTTCATACTCCTCCACAAGCTCGTATACAGACGAAAGAGCGGCACGAATATCCTCAACGGAAGCATGTTCAATTCCAATGCCTTTATCTAGCTTGGCACGCGCTAAATGCTTAGGAAGAAAAGCGTGCTTACAGCCTGGTACATGCTCGTTAACAATGTGTCTGATTCGCTCTCCCGGATAGTCAGGATCGGTAAAAATGATTATTCCTCGTTTGTCTTTCGCATGACGGATCTGCTCAAGGACAGTTTCATTAATCGCTGAACCGCCCGTTTCAATCGTATCGGCATCTACGGCCTCTTTCAGACGTGCTGTATCATCCTTGCCTTCCACTACGATGACTTCTTTTATCTTCACCTTATTTCCTCCTGCTTATGTCGGCCGTTATCTTTCCATAGCATACCACGTGTGCACAAGCGAAAAAAGCAGAGGAGCCATTCCTCTGCTTTATCCATCAGTCTAAAATTTTCACTTTGACGTTTCGACTCCCAAAACTTAAAGCTTCACTTTTAGAAGACATAAACAAGTCAATACGGTTTCCGTCAATGGCACCGCCTGTATCCCCAGCGACTGCATATCCATACCCTTCAACCCACACTCGACTTCCGAGCGGTATGACACTTGGGTCGACAGCGATAACTTTTTTATCTGGATTCTCCTTAAGGTTAATCCCCGTTGCTGTTATCCCTGAACACCCTGAACAATTTGCTGTATAAGCTGTTGCATGCATATATAGGGTTTTGGATTCGCTCTCCTCACCACGTGAAACGACAGTTGTTGCTTCATTGGAAGATTCAGAGCTGGAAGAGGAGCTTGCCTCCTGAGAGCTTGAATCATTTGATGCTGCCGTATAAGTTTTTTCTACTTTTGTGCCCACAGCTACAATTTTCTTTTTGCTCTCTTTCTCCACGGATTCTTTTAACAGTTCACGATCTGTTTCTTCCCCGTTTTTAAGAGTAACTTCATACTTCTTGGTCACTAACCCTTTTTCTCCATCAGAAACGACTTCCCTTTCCCCTTTAGGCAAAGAGTCATCTT
It contains:
- the rsmA gene encoding 16S rRNA (adenine(1518)-N(6)/adenine(1519)-N(6))-dimethyltransferase RsmA produces the protein MKSKAVATPTRTREILETHGFSFKKSLGQNFLIDVNILRNIIDNAGINASAGAIEIGPGIGALTEQLAQNADKVVAFEIDQRLLPILNETLSDYDNVEVINQDILKADVKEVIKEHFQPGQPIRVVANLPYYITTPILMKLLMDRLPIDSITVMIQKEVADRMAAEPNTKSYGSLSIAVQYYTEANVSINVPKTVFMPQPNVDSSVLHLEMRSSPPVDVKDEEFFFDLVKASFGQRRKTLMNNLARHFKGKMDKEELREKLDSVDIDPKRRGESLTMQEFAKLADCLYSE
- the rnmV gene encoding ribonuclease M5; amino-acid sequence: MKIKEVIVVEGKDDTARLKEAVDADTIETGGSAINETVLEQIRHAKDKRGIIIFTDPDYPGERIRHIVNEHVPGCKHAFLPKHLARAKLDKGIGIEHASVEDIRAALSSVYELVEEYEEHITKNDLISYGLLGGRLSRQRRQKLGIKLHIGKTNGKQLLRRLNMFQITKEQLNEAMRDIIQEERNEE